The following are encoded in a window of Labrus bergylta chromosome 16, fLabBer1.1, whole genome shotgun sequence genomic DNA:
- the LOC109976681 gene encoding uncharacterized protein isoform X1 produces MDPLDFLETEELLQVFHCHKTEMSCYESPTVFINQLRDHNLIPEDSYKKLTRMKSKDRIKQALYDLLSWLEKNQSQHIKVFWSCVFKETIMNQYPQLRLLRNSLLDGSFRDYKQLPEKIEKEESAEGKRKEMSEDEEEEETQANSVKKKKKRRKIVLDEGEEPSVSSCKLTPIQRKRSKKVVFSSPLKRGEKGEIWTWPIYKFQIPVTCGKKEGMLNRDRLAKGEKCIAVGREWFTPPQFESFAGKENCRNWKMSIRCANVCLGKLIKEGHLNSAGFIVRRKTAKRLLSPSDLITVCEDEDEDEDEDEEEDEEEDEEEEQGSSSRKANVSDEEEQEVEQAEQHPDVSKKVFNVTCGTKAATLHVKRFASGDCGKSIRTETSWMTPLEFVTWASHQTDPSWRRDIMWEGNPLCVLTEVMGVWEERILQMHSLNCSCELCMPGLKDLENQKNDDECFICKREEGEELVVCDICPLSFHQKCHLPPVDIILGDKSRWMCTFCEFRTAQKWMFREEMEREAAMSEQISQHMKRCQYLLLYLCSADKEQHFATNPSLYLKDYSTIIQMPMWTGKVTDKLQNNLYQTVGEFVSDVQLIFTNSAFYNLENDGFLTMSNKLKELFDSELKKVFNIREESND; encoded by the exons ATGGACCCGCTGGATTTCCTGGAGACAGAGGAACTGCTGCAGGTTTTTCACTGtcacaaaacagaaatgtccTGCTATGAGAGTCCGACCGTCTTCATAAACCAGCTCAGGGATCATAACCTGATACCGGAAGACAGCTACAAG AAGTTAACTCGCATGAAGAGCAAAGATAGAATAAAACAAGCGCTCTATGATCTTCTCAGCTGGTTGGAGAAAAATCAATCCCAGCACATTAAAGTCTTCTGGAGTTGCGTCTTCAAGGAGACCATCATGAACCAGTATCCTCAGCTTCGATTACTTCGCAACAGCCTCCTGGACG GATCCTTCCGTGATTACAAACAACTGCCTGAGAAAATTGAAAAGGAAGAGTCAGCCGAAGGGAAAAGGAAGGAAATGtcagaagatgaggaggaagaggagacccAAGCAAATTcagtaaaaaagaagaagaaacggaGAAAGATTGTGCTTGATGAGGGGGAGGAGCCGTCTGTTTCATCATGTAAGCTAACCCCAATTCAAAGGAAAAGATCCAAGAAAGTAGTCTTCT cttctcccctgAAGAGGGGCGAGAAAGGCGAGATTTGGACCTGGCCCATCTATAAGTTTCAGATACCTGTGACCTGTGGAAAGAAGGAGGGGATGCTGAACAGAGACAGACTGGCGAAAG GGGAGAAGTGCATTGCAGTCGGCAGAGAGTGGTTCACCCCCCCTCAGTTTGAGAGCTTTGCAGGGAAGGAGAACTGTAGGAACTGGAAGATGAGCATTCGATGTGCGAATGTATGCCTTGGAAAACTTATAAAG gaAGGTCACCTGAACTCAGCGGGCTTCATAGTCAGGAGAAAAACG GCAAAGAGGTTGCTATCGCCATCTGATTTAATCACAG TGTGtgaagatgaggatgaagatgaggatgaagatgaggaggaagatgaggaggaagatgaggaggaagagcagggtTCTTCAAGTCGAAAAGCAAATGTCTCAG atgaggaagagcaggaggtgGAACAAGCTGAGCAGCATCCTGACGTTAGCAAAAAGGTGTTCAACGTTACATGTGGGACTAAAGCTGCCACCTTACATGTGAAACGATTTGCATCAG GGGATTGTGGGAAAAGTATTCGGACTGAGACAAGCTGGATGACCCCGTTGGAGTTTGTTACGTGGGCATCACATCAGACAGATCCCTCGTGGAGGAGAGACATCATGTGGGAGGGAAACCCGCTCTGTGTCCTCACAGAGGTAATGGGGGTCTGGGAG gaaAGAATCTTGCAAATGCACTCACTGAATTGTTCCTGCGAACTGTGCATGCCAGGGTTAAAAGACTTG GAGAATCAGAAGAACGATGACGAGTGTTTCATCTgtaaaagagaagaaggagaagagttGGTGGTGTGTGATATAtgccctctctctttccatcaGAAATGTCACCTCCCTCCTGTCGACATCATTTTAGG GGACAAAAGCCGCTGGATGTGTACCTTCTGTGAATTCAGAACAGCTCAGAAGTGGATGTTCAGGGAAGAAATGGAAAGGGAAGCAGCAATGTCCGAACAGATATCACAACACATGAAG AGGTGCCAGTACCTTCTCCTATATCTGTGCAGTGCTGATAAGGAACAACATTTTGCTACAAATCCAAGCCTCTAT TTGAAAGACTACTCCACCATCATCCAAATGCCCATGTGGACTGGAAAAGTGACTGACAAACTCCAGAACAACCTCTACCAAACTGTTGGGGAGTTTGTGTCTGACGTTCAGCTCATATTTACCAACAGTGCTTTTTACAACCTA GAGAATGATGGATTCCTAACCATGAGCAACAAACTGAAGGAGTTATTTGACAGTGAACTCAAGAAGGTGTTCAACATACGTGAAGAGAGTAATGACTGA
- the LOC109976681 gene encoding uncharacterized protein isoform X2 — MDPLDFLETEELLQVFHCHKTEMSCYESPTVFINQLRDHNLIPEDSYKKLTRMKSKDRIKQALYDLLSWLEKNQSQHIKVFWSCVFKETIMNQYPQLRLLRNSLLDGSFRDYKQLPEKIEKEESAEGKRKEMSEDEEEEETQANSVKKKKKRRKIVLDEGEEPSVSSCKLTPIQRKRSKKVVFSSPLKRGEKGEIWTWPIYKFQIPVTCGKKEGMLNRDRLAKGEKCIAVGREWFTPPQFESFAGKENCRNWKMSIRCANVCLGKLIKEGHLNSAGFIVRRKTAKRLLSPSDLITVCEDEDEDEDEDEEEDEEEDEEEEQGSSSRKANVSDEEEQEVEQAEQHPDVSKKVFNVTCGTKAATLHVKRFASGDCGKSIRTETSWMTPLEFVTWASHQTDPSWRRDIMWEGNPLCVLTEERILQMHSLNCSCELCMPGLKDLENQKNDDECFICKREEGEELVVCDICPLSFHQKCHLPPVDIILGDKSRWMCTFCEFRTAQKWMFREEMEREAAMSEQISQHMKRCQYLLLYLCSADKEQHFATNPSLYLKDYSTIIQMPMWTGKVTDKLQNNLYQTVGEFVSDVQLIFTNSAFYNLENDGFLTMSNKLKELFDSELKKVFNIREESND, encoded by the exons ATGGACCCGCTGGATTTCCTGGAGACAGAGGAACTGCTGCAGGTTTTTCACTGtcacaaaacagaaatgtccTGCTATGAGAGTCCGACCGTCTTCATAAACCAGCTCAGGGATCATAACCTGATACCGGAAGACAGCTACAAG AAGTTAACTCGCATGAAGAGCAAAGATAGAATAAAACAAGCGCTCTATGATCTTCTCAGCTGGTTGGAGAAAAATCAATCCCAGCACATTAAAGTCTTCTGGAGTTGCGTCTTCAAGGAGACCATCATGAACCAGTATCCTCAGCTTCGATTACTTCGCAACAGCCTCCTGGACG GATCCTTCCGTGATTACAAACAACTGCCTGAGAAAATTGAAAAGGAAGAGTCAGCCGAAGGGAAAAGGAAGGAAATGtcagaagatgaggaggaagaggagacccAAGCAAATTcagtaaaaaagaagaagaaacggaGAAAGATTGTGCTTGATGAGGGGGAGGAGCCGTCTGTTTCATCATGTAAGCTAACCCCAATTCAAAGGAAAAGATCCAAGAAAGTAGTCTTCT cttctcccctgAAGAGGGGCGAGAAAGGCGAGATTTGGACCTGGCCCATCTATAAGTTTCAGATACCTGTGACCTGTGGAAAGAAGGAGGGGATGCTGAACAGAGACAGACTGGCGAAAG GGGAGAAGTGCATTGCAGTCGGCAGAGAGTGGTTCACCCCCCCTCAGTTTGAGAGCTTTGCAGGGAAGGAGAACTGTAGGAACTGGAAGATGAGCATTCGATGTGCGAATGTATGCCTTGGAAAACTTATAAAG gaAGGTCACCTGAACTCAGCGGGCTTCATAGTCAGGAGAAAAACG GCAAAGAGGTTGCTATCGCCATCTGATTTAATCACAG TGTGtgaagatgaggatgaagatgaggatgaagatgaggaggaagatgaggaggaagatgaggaggaagagcagggtTCTTCAAGTCGAAAAGCAAATGTCTCAG atgaggaagagcaggaggtgGAACAAGCTGAGCAGCATCCTGACGTTAGCAAAAAGGTGTTCAACGTTACATGTGGGACTAAAGCTGCCACCTTACATGTGAAACGATTTGCATCAG GGGATTGTGGGAAAAGTATTCGGACTGAGACAAGCTGGATGACCCCGTTGGAGTTTGTTACGTGGGCATCACATCAGACAGATCCCTCGTGGAGGAGAGACATCATGTGGGAGGGAAACCCGCTCTGTGTCCTCACAGAG gaaAGAATCTTGCAAATGCACTCACTGAATTGTTCCTGCGAACTGTGCATGCCAGGGTTAAAAGACTTG GAGAATCAGAAGAACGATGACGAGTGTTTCATCTgtaaaagagaagaaggagaagagttGGTGGTGTGTGATATAtgccctctctctttccatcaGAAATGTCACCTCCCTCCTGTCGACATCATTTTAGG GGACAAAAGCCGCTGGATGTGTACCTTCTGTGAATTCAGAACAGCTCAGAAGTGGATGTTCAGGGAAGAAATGGAAAGGGAAGCAGCAATGTCCGAACAGATATCACAACACATGAAG AGGTGCCAGTACCTTCTCCTATATCTGTGCAGTGCTGATAAGGAACAACATTTTGCTACAAATCCAAGCCTCTAT TTGAAAGACTACTCCACCATCATCCAAATGCCCATGTGGACTGGAAAAGTGACTGACAAACTCCAGAACAACCTCTACCAAACTGTTGGGGAGTTTGTGTCTGACGTTCAGCTCATATTTACCAACAGTGCTTTTTACAACCTA GAGAATGATGGATTCCTAACCATGAGCAACAAACTGAAGGAGTTATTTGACAGTGAACTCAAGAAGGTGTTCAACATACGTGAAGAGAGTAATGACTGA
- the LOC109976681 gene encoding nuclear body protein SP140-like protein isoform X4 yields MDPLDFLETEELLQVFHCHKTEMSCYESPTVFINQLRDHNLIPEDSYKKLTRMKSKDRIKQALYDLLSWLEKNQSQHIKVFWSCVFKETIMNQYPQLRLLRNSLLDGSFRDYKQLPEKIEKEESAEGKRKEMSEDEEEEETQANSVKKKKKRRKIVLDEGEEPSVSSCKLTPIQRKRSKKVVFSSPLKRGEKGEIWTWPIYKFQIPVTCGKKEGMLNRDRLAKGEKCIAVGREWFTPPQFESFAGKENCRNWKMSIRCANVCLGKLIKEGHLNSAGFIVRRKTAKRLLSPSDLITDEEEQEVEQAEQHPDVSKKVFNVTCGTKAATLHVKRFASGDCGKSIRTETSWMTPLEFVTWASHQTDPSWRRDIMWEGNPLCVLTEVMGVWEERILQMHSLNCSCELCMPGLKDLENQKNDDECFICKREEGEELVVCDICPLSFHQKCHLPPVDIILGDKSRWMCTFCEFRTAQKWMFREEMEREAAMSEQISQHMKRCQYLLLYLCSADKEQHFATNPSLYLKDYSTIIQMPMWTGKVTDKLQNNLYQTVGEFVSDVQLIFTNSAFYNLENDGFLTMSNKLKELFDSELKKVFNIREESND; encoded by the exons ATGGACCCGCTGGATTTCCTGGAGACAGAGGAACTGCTGCAGGTTTTTCACTGtcacaaaacagaaatgtccTGCTATGAGAGTCCGACCGTCTTCATAAACCAGCTCAGGGATCATAACCTGATACCGGAAGACAGCTACAAG AAGTTAACTCGCATGAAGAGCAAAGATAGAATAAAACAAGCGCTCTATGATCTTCTCAGCTGGTTGGAGAAAAATCAATCCCAGCACATTAAAGTCTTCTGGAGTTGCGTCTTCAAGGAGACCATCATGAACCAGTATCCTCAGCTTCGATTACTTCGCAACAGCCTCCTGGACG GATCCTTCCGTGATTACAAACAACTGCCTGAGAAAATTGAAAAGGAAGAGTCAGCCGAAGGGAAAAGGAAGGAAATGtcagaagatgaggaggaagaggagacccAAGCAAATTcagtaaaaaagaagaagaaacggaGAAAGATTGTGCTTGATGAGGGGGAGGAGCCGTCTGTTTCATCATGTAAGCTAACCCCAATTCAAAGGAAAAGATCCAAGAAAGTAGTCTTCT cttctcccctgAAGAGGGGCGAGAAAGGCGAGATTTGGACCTGGCCCATCTATAAGTTTCAGATACCTGTGACCTGTGGAAAGAAGGAGGGGATGCTGAACAGAGACAGACTGGCGAAAG GGGAGAAGTGCATTGCAGTCGGCAGAGAGTGGTTCACCCCCCCTCAGTTTGAGAGCTTTGCAGGGAAGGAGAACTGTAGGAACTGGAAGATGAGCATTCGATGTGCGAATGTATGCCTTGGAAAACTTATAAAG gaAGGTCACCTGAACTCAGCGGGCTTCATAGTCAGGAGAAAAACG GCAAAGAGGTTGCTATCGCCATCTGATTTAATCACAG atgaggaagagcaggaggtgGAACAAGCTGAGCAGCATCCTGACGTTAGCAAAAAGGTGTTCAACGTTACATGTGGGACTAAAGCTGCCACCTTACATGTGAAACGATTTGCATCAG GGGATTGTGGGAAAAGTATTCGGACTGAGACAAGCTGGATGACCCCGTTGGAGTTTGTTACGTGGGCATCACATCAGACAGATCCCTCGTGGAGGAGAGACATCATGTGGGAGGGAAACCCGCTCTGTGTCCTCACAGAGGTAATGGGGGTCTGGGAG gaaAGAATCTTGCAAATGCACTCACTGAATTGTTCCTGCGAACTGTGCATGCCAGGGTTAAAAGACTTG GAGAATCAGAAGAACGATGACGAGTGTTTCATCTgtaaaagagaagaaggagaagagttGGTGGTGTGTGATATAtgccctctctctttccatcaGAAATGTCACCTCCCTCCTGTCGACATCATTTTAGG GGACAAAAGCCGCTGGATGTGTACCTTCTGTGAATTCAGAACAGCTCAGAAGTGGATGTTCAGGGAAGAAATGGAAAGGGAAGCAGCAATGTCCGAACAGATATCACAACACATGAAG AGGTGCCAGTACCTTCTCCTATATCTGTGCAGTGCTGATAAGGAACAACATTTTGCTACAAATCCAAGCCTCTAT TTGAAAGACTACTCCACCATCATCCAAATGCCCATGTGGACTGGAAAAGTGACTGACAAACTCCAGAACAACCTCTACCAAACTGTTGGGGAGTTTGTGTCTGACGTTCAGCTCATATTTACCAACAGTGCTTTTTACAACCTA GAGAATGATGGATTCCTAACCATGAGCAACAAACTGAAGGAGTTATTTGACAGTGAACTCAAGAAGGTGTTCAACATACGTGAAGAGAGTAATGACTGA
- the LOC109976681 gene encoding nuclear body protein SP140-like protein isoform X3: MDPLDFLETEELLQVFHCHKTEMSCYESPTVFINQLRDHNLIPEDSYKKLTRMKSKDRIKQALYDLLSWLEKNQSQHIKVFWSCVFKETIMNQYPQLRLLRNSLLDGSFRDYKQLPEKIEKEESAEGKRKEMSEDEEEEETQANSVKKKKKRRKIVLDEGEEPSVSSSSPLKRGEKGEIWTWPIYKFQIPVTCGKKEGMLNRDRLAKGEKCIAVGREWFTPPQFESFAGKENCRNWKMSIRCANVCLGKLIKEGHLNSAGFIVRRKTAKRLLSPSDLITVCEDEDEDEDEDEEEDEEEDEEEEQGSSSRKANVSDEEEQEVEQAEQHPDVSKKVFNVTCGTKAATLHVKRFASGDCGKSIRTETSWMTPLEFVTWASHQTDPSWRRDIMWEGNPLCVLTEVMGVWEERILQMHSLNCSCELCMPGLKDLENQKNDDECFICKREEGEELVVCDICPLSFHQKCHLPPVDIILGDKSRWMCTFCEFRTAQKWMFREEMEREAAMSEQISQHMKRCQYLLLYLCSADKEQHFATNPSLYLKDYSTIIQMPMWTGKVTDKLQNNLYQTVGEFVSDVQLIFTNSAFYNLENDGFLTMSNKLKELFDSELKKVFNIREESND, translated from the exons ATGGACCCGCTGGATTTCCTGGAGACAGAGGAACTGCTGCAGGTTTTTCACTGtcacaaaacagaaatgtccTGCTATGAGAGTCCGACCGTCTTCATAAACCAGCTCAGGGATCATAACCTGATACCGGAAGACAGCTACAAG AAGTTAACTCGCATGAAGAGCAAAGATAGAATAAAACAAGCGCTCTATGATCTTCTCAGCTGGTTGGAGAAAAATCAATCCCAGCACATTAAAGTCTTCTGGAGTTGCGTCTTCAAGGAGACCATCATGAACCAGTATCCTCAGCTTCGATTACTTCGCAACAGCCTCCTGGACG GATCCTTCCGTGATTACAAACAACTGCCTGAGAAAATTGAAAAGGAAGAGTCAGCCGAAGGGAAAAGGAAGGAAATGtcagaagatgaggaggaagaggagacccAAGCAAATTcagtaaaaaagaagaagaaacggaGAAAGATTGTGCTTGATGAGGGGGAGGAGCCGTCTGTTTCATCAT cttctcccctgAAGAGGGGCGAGAAAGGCGAGATTTGGACCTGGCCCATCTATAAGTTTCAGATACCTGTGACCTGTGGAAAGAAGGAGGGGATGCTGAACAGAGACAGACTGGCGAAAG GGGAGAAGTGCATTGCAGTCGGCAGAGAGTGGTTCACCCCCCCTCAGTTTGAGAGCTTTGCAGGGAAGGAGAACTGTAGGAACTGGAAGATGAGCATTCGATGTGCGAATGTATGCCTTGGAAAACTTATAAAG gaAGGTCACCTGAACTCAGCGGGCTTCATAGTCAGGAGAAAAACG GCAAAGAGGTTGCTATCGCCATCTGATTTAATCACAG TGTGtgaagatgaggatgaagatgaggatgaagatgaggaggaagatgaggaggaagatgaggaggaagagcagggtTCTTCAAGTCGAAAAGCAAATGTCTCAG atgaggaagagcaggaggtgGAACAAGCTGAGCAGCATCCTGACGTTAGCAAAAAGGTGTTCAACGTTACATGTGGGACTAAAGCTGCCACCTTACATGTGAAACGATTTGCATCAG GGGATTGTGGGAAAAGTATTCGGACTGAGACAAGCTGGATGACCCCGTTGGAGTTTGTTACGTGGGCATCACATCAGACAGATCCCTCGTGGAGGAGAGACATCATGTGGGAGGGAAACCCGCTCTGTGTCCTCACAGAGGTAATGGGGGTCTGGGAG gaaAGAATCTTGCAAATGCACTCACTGAATTGTTCCTGCGAACTGTGCATGCCAGGGTTAAAAGACTTG GAGAATCAGAAGAACGATGACGAGTGTTTCATCTgtaaaagagaagaaggagaagagttGGTGGTGTGTGATATAtgccctctctctttccatcaGAAATGTCACCTCCCTCCTGTCGACATCATTTTAGG GGACAAAAGCCGCTGGATGTGTACCTTCTGTGAATTCAGAACAGCTCAGAAGTGGATGTTCAGGGAAGAAATGGAAAGGGAAGCAGCAATGTCCGAACAGATATCACAACACATGAAG AGGTGCCAGTACCTTCTCCTATATCTGTGCAGTGCTGATAAGGAACAACATTTTGCTACAAATCCAAGCCTCTAT TTGAAAGACTACTCCACCATCATCCAAATGCCCATGTGGACTGGAAAAGTGACTGACAAACTCCAGAACAACCTCTACCAAACTGTTGGGGAGTTTGTGTCTGACGTTCAGCTCATATTTACCAACAGTGCTTTTTACAACCTA GAGAATGATGGATTCCTAACCATGAGCAACAAACTGAAGGAGTTATTTGACAGTGAACTCAAGAAGGTGTTCAACATACGTGAAGAGAGTAATGACTGA